The Rosa rugosa chromosome 1, drRosRugo1.1, whole genome shotgun sequence genomic sequence aaacataaaaaacaacaacaataaaaagAGATATCGCCGTCAAATTTCCTCTTCCACATCAAATGCTCCGACTCTGGCCAAAGAGAAAGGAACGCAGTGAGGTTGGTGCTCATAACCACAAAACCAATAGACCTTGGCTGAAGACAAGGCTGCAGCTGTCGTACGAAGCCCCTTCGCACATCCCCTCTAATAACAGATTGTCGCTCAACACTTGGAGACACCAGAACTAGCCCACAATTATAGACCACAACGTTATAGACCGGCGACCACTGTGCCCACACTTGCTGTCTCCGGTGTCCAATTATCTAAAAAATCCGGCCCTTGCAGAGGGTCCCCAAAAATCCATAACTGGATCTGTACAAACCCGCATGGGTTGAACATACCGATCCCAGAAGCTGGTGAACTCCCAACCATGACTCACCAGTCCGCCGTAGAACACCAGACCACCACCACGACCTCCCTAAATCCGCCTTCGAATTCGcttgagaagaaaagaaaaccaaaggAATCATCTCCCACCGACAACCACCACCTGACAGCACGATAGCCTGTCTGGCCACACCCATGTCACGCGGCCTAGGCAAGAAGCCGTAGTCGTCCTAGGGGTGCCGCCGGACAAGCGAAGAGGCAGCCTTGGTTTTACCCGAACCCTAGAGTGCTCCGACTATTATAACTTGAATACAACATggatgtttattttaatttaatttaatttttaatgTTGGTTCATCTCTTCCGAAGAAACTCAGTGTTCATGCTCTTCACCCTTAAATGTATAAACTGTTATACCTGAAGTAAGTTTCCAAGCGCAATTGGTCTCCAATTTTTGTCCCTCTGTTCCATTGTCTCTAGTTGCTCTCCAACTTGTATAAATAAGGCCTTCTAGGTCTACACCTTTTCTTCTAATCAACTTCTCTGCCCACGACCATCATAAACCTACCATATTgaaaaatttgatttttttttcttttgataacagatttgaatttttttttttaaatgacataATATATGGTCGTGCAGTAACTAGTAGTGAGAAAGAAAAAGTTGGTTATGGGAACCGAACGTTAGGCCGACTACTTACTTTAGTATAGCTACATCTAAAAAAGTGTATTCCGACCCCTATTAATGTTGCCAACGGCTTTCTTCCTCCGACTTCTTTAGCCACTTCTGCATCTGTCGTATTCGGGATCGCGGTTCTAGAAAATACCTCTTGTGCTCTTACATGGGTCTCGCAATGCCTACGCCACTACATGTTGAACTATACGACCATGCGCGCTGAAGTCTCTCTTTGATGGTCACCTCTTTTAGGAACATGGCTCGTTCATTCACTTTCTCATGAACTCACAGCTTCGCCAGGGCCCGAGGGCGAGCTTTATTTAAGAGTGAATCGAAAGGCTCCTGTTTCCCTTCTTGGTTTTGGGGCTCTCAGGCTTCTCTCGATCTTATTCTAACTTAATCCATACTTTTTTACTGTTTCTGAAGTGTGGGGTAAAGGGAAGCCAAAGCGCTTGATCCTTTACCCCATACTTTGAGATGCTCCTCCCCGCGCACTGACGCTGCTCGTGATAGGCTTCGCTTTAAGCCGCTATCGTTCGGTTCGAATAAGTCAAGTCCTTTCGGTCGGTTCGCTCAGGTGGACTTCGACTTAGCAGATATAAGAGGATGGTGGGGTTCTTCAATGAAGTATTCTATCCCGTTGTGAAAGACAGCTCTATTCACTTGGATTCACCGTTGTTGATTAGCTCATCGGATTAGATAGTCGTGATTGGGCTATTCACGCTTGGTAACTTCCCGACATTAGGGTTTTTTGGATAGTTGCTCGGGTGGTGATGAAGAAAGAGGCTAGACCAAAAGACTTATCTCTTCGGGTGGTCTAGAAGGGCAGAATATAAATAATCGCTTGCTGGCGGATGTGACCGAATGGACTGCCTCTTATTCCAGGTCATCATCACGGAAGATTGCCTAAAGGGACCAGAGGACCTACAGGCTGACGTACCACTTGAAACTGagcttctttcttctcttaatATGCATGTAAGAAATCGAAGACAAATAAAAGAGTAATAAGAAAAATGCTGACGACGGTTATAAGttttctttctccttcctcCGTCCACTTCCCCTTTTCTGTGTGCCCAAAAGCCCACCCGTCAGGTTTATGAGCCCCTTTCCGATTCCCTCACCCAATCTCATGAGAACCAAGCCCAGCAGGCCCCACCTTAACCTGCCCTCCTGTTATTCAAAGTCGATTTCGACATCTAAGACGAGTAGGAGTAGGAGCTCGCGTCGGAGAAGTCATTAGTCGTCTAAGTCGGGCTGTGGAATCTATTAATTGCATTCAAGGTTAAACATGACCCCTAGgaatctttagcaatgctaactattttttagtcaaattttagccaaagtagctaaaaagtcattttggctagcaaTTTTAGAAATACATCTGCATCAGTGctatctattttagctagttttgaatttatattattttttaaatgaagattaaatagtttaaatgtatttataaattacataaaataactcaaaatgaatgttttaaattatagagagcctcatctcgctctctctctatatttaggagcgagataactaaaagttataatagagagccacttagagtctgatgcagctgctaaaatagataaaaagctaaacatgctctctaaaatagctaaggagccaaagtagagagtctgctaaagatactCTAAGAGACAGTTTTAAGGAATTGTGAGAGATAAATGCATTTTCAGTCACATGTATTGGATTTAAAACATATATTgaccatgcatttatttttGACCATTATGTACACTTGTGCCTTATAATCTGGTAAAACTGTCCCTTAAGTAAGTAAACCTCTAAACATAAAGTTTTCAAatactcatattttttttattagaataCACTCATATATTCTTGGGTCCTTGAcctaaagcaccaaaatgagccaaaattatcccacttaccccaacaataaatttttattcccagctacccaatttaatgttaaatgacaattttacccccAGCTAAATTAATAAACTACGCCTATGCCATcaatctatctctctctctctctctctctcccccctccgatctgaaactctttctctctcacacacacacatcccTCTCACCGGATCAAGAAACCAAGTCAGAATCTGAACCATGAGGGAGGTCCGGCACCAGCTGCCTCAACTGTACCAGTTGAGCTGTCAGCCTTCAACTCACCGTGTCGTCGACATTCACCTCCGCGGCGAGTCGGAGGACCCCATTCTCTCCAAGTCCGGCTAGTCCGGCTCAATCGCCCACTAGATTCGCAACCTCGACAACCCCACCACCCTCATCCTCGTAAACTGGAAGGGAATCGCTGGCCCAGGCCCTCCGGCGTCTTAGACCACGACCTCGGTCACGAAGACGACGTCGTTTGCAGCGGTGATTTCTTCAACTGATCTCCTCCGTCGATGGTGACTCGGAGGTCGAGAGCGCCGCAGAAGCCAGAGATTCTAGGTTGAGAGCGCTGTAGAGGCTGGATATTGGACGACGACGCGCCGAGCCGCCGATTGGATCCTGGACTAACCGGATGTCCGAGGTAGAGAGAGAATTTCGATTTGTTGACATGGTGCCTAGaacattttctgggtgcccaattcaattcttcttcttcttttttttttttttttttttgtaaacggTGGCCAGAAGAAGTgcgagaaggaaagaaaaaaagaaaaaacgttTTATTATCTTGTAATAAGGAGGCAGAAAGCcgggaaggaaagaaaaaggaaaaaaaagttttattgaggagcaatagacgtctattggggggcgataaatgttttgaattgacgtaatctcctcattttttcccttaatcaaagttttatttgtctaattttaagtaGATTAATTCTTATTCCGacaaccgaaagttctattggggggcaatagacgtctattcgGATGGCCAATAAACCTCTCCAaccccatatgagatctccgacaaccttTTTGGGGATTTTCGGTGAGGTTTCATAaccctctattgccccccaatagacgtctattggggggcaatagacgtctattggagggcaatgagggacaatagacttctattgggggcaataaacctttccagtgacctatgaaatctccgacgacctctttagggacctccggcgaggtttttagAAAAATCCTGTGggcggcgaccggtgaccggattccggcggaaGTTGGCGTAATTCCGGAgatcggtgaccggaatctAGCGGCCGGTAACCGAGCTCCGGCGAAgtcccctatggtttctctctctctctctctctctctctaagtaacaaaggtgagggcaaaatggtattaaaaaaaaacaaaaacaaaaaatcttaatggggtattagggaagacctccttagagtgttttgggtaaaagggaattaaaaaaacttaatggggtaagtgagaaaaaaatctctaaaaatggagtaaatggacaaaaaccctatatTCTTGatattttcttcaaatttttaattttttaaatccTCGATAGATATATCGTGCAAATCCAATAATTTAGTGTTTGGTTTTATAACTATCCAACCTAATAATGTTGCTTGATGTGTGGAATAATAATAACCACAGACCACCTTGAGCTAGCCTTGTTTCCTGACTAATTTTCTCTTGTAGGATTCGTACGGCTGGGATTAGAATGATTTAGTTTTGTTAGAGAATTCAACCATGCATATATGCATGCCATAGAGCTTCTTCGAAGTTATACATTCAAGACAGGCCATCGGCGGAGATTCCTGAGGCATATGGAAGGGTTTATCAATACAGAGTTTTGTCCTACCATATAAATATCAATATACTTGTAAGGAAGTTAGTTATTtcgttcttctttcttccttatTTGTCTTCTTTGTGTAGAATTTGTCTTTATGGGTCTAATAGTTTTAGCTTGATACCAACAATGTGCTTAAGTTAATTTATCGGACGTAATACGACAGAAAAAGCTCGACATTTAAAGGTGGTAAGTACTATAATAGCCCCAAATAATTCACGTATAGATTGTATAATATATAGTTTTGTTTGGCTCAGAATTTCCTTTCATGTAAATTTCATGCAGCTGGTCGATCTCCAACTTTGTTCCTTTGTCTTTATTAATGAtatggttttctttgtttcgtCGTCTCTCGCGAGACTCACAAACGTGTATAAGACTATAAGCTCAGCAGGTGATATAAACCTTCATCATGATTAGATATATAAGTGAGGTTCATAATCACAAAGTAATCATGTACGTTTCCATGTTGGTCTGGAAAGTTTCTCCCTCTGTTCCTCTGACTCTGTCTTTTCTGAATCTTTATCTGCAACTGTCGttgtctcactctctctcttctccaaacCATGCTGTCATGCCCCCTCTTCCAAAtcatatatatctttttttttttttttactgttacTGACGGTCCATAAAGGAGATGGCCGGATTATCTTCAGCAATTGAACTACCGTACTGAAAAAGTATCAATCTCATTAAACCGTAAGCATTCATACATTCATATTGAGTGACGGAACAATTTCTAGTCATGCATACttgatatttttgtttcttttagtCTACCGTATTACAAATCGGATTGTGCCCGATCCCCTAGAGTAGCTAGTTTTTGAGGCGAAGAAGCAACTCCAAAATCATGCAAGATATATAGGTCTACACTTGAAGGTGGCCGGATCGATCGAGGAGACACAAACTGAGTACTTAACTGGTTTGATAAGTGAAATAAGGAAGAGAAAGTAAGTATAATTCTAGCTTCGCCTTAATTGTATGGTTGGACTTCCACACATGGAGAGGAGAAGAAGCACAATCCATGTCAAGGAATTTCTACGAATTTGTTAGCCAGCTCTGCAAATTTTATATAAGACTAGTAAAAGGGGGAATATAGCTGTTGGTAATGGGGTTGCTTTTGAGAAATCGAGAATTGTTCTAGTCCCAGTGGATTCTTTAATTTGATGGGAATCTGGTGGTTATTACACACCCTTGTTAATTAGGGTCGGATTTCCAGGGCATCTAGTGATGGAATGCATCTTTTTGGCACCACTTACTCATGTATGAGGTTTTATCTCAAAAGTTCATGTTAATATTATACTAACTTACCCAGCAATTTATAATATTCATAGATTATTACATTACTTTTAAGATCTTgaacttattattattattattattatttttttttttcaacagctTGAGCTTGGCAAAGGAAAATTGATGCTTGGGGCCAAAGAAATTGTGGGAAATGAAGGCTcctataaaatataaattgCGGGAGAGGAATGGAAATGAGATGCCGTTGCCCTGGAATGGAAGGAACTTTAATTGGTCACCCTTTAAACCGCATACTCTCCgctttggttgattttgaagtTGTGCTATTCCTTTTTGCACTTTATAGAACTCGCTCACCCCTTTTTGCAATTAATAGAGCCGTTTTCAAATATGATTTTTTAAACAAGATTTTAAAAAACATAAGCGAGAAAAAAGAGTTTGTATTATCCAAATTTGAAATGTGTTTGGTAGTTTAGTGAGAAAAAATATTCTCCATATTTTCtaaactaaaaaaagaaaaaagtgaaaacACGGAATGGTTGTTTTTAGTTTATCCGATTAGAAACTGAaagtattttctatttttatttttcaagttTTGAAAAATAGGTTTCCAAACGCATTGTCAccctattttcatttttcaaaatgaaaataCAAGCATGAAAATGCTACTGAACATCATCTATTTCCATCTTAAGTTTTCATATTTCATAGCCCAAACTGTTATTTGATAGAttaatatttaaatattttaaataataataataataataataataataataataataataataataataaaattgaaattgaaattatttAATCAATAGCTAATTGTACTAACAATCTCCTGAGCTGCGTAAACAACGAATTAAGTAGTCGGAGACAAAAAAGGGTTGCGGTGTGAAATAGTTAATGCAGAAGAAAAATAGTAGGAGATAAAAGTAGATTTTggaaatttttatttgtttattaaatAGAAAATCATTTTTTGTTTGTCATAATTGCCCTTCATAATTAAATAAGTTTtcaaattatttttcttatagGGTAATTTACGTCAAGATTTTTAGTTTTGGTTGagaagacatttttttttatgatagtCAAGATTAAATAGCCAATTGTAAGATTACCAAAACGTATCGTTCATTTGCTTAGAACCACAGAGTGGTAAAATAAGGTTCAAATTGATTGATTTTAGCATAGATGAGATGACCTTTTTATTATGTTATAACACATGAGCAATTCCTATTATAAAGGTAAATATAACTAGTGAAATAGGGTGGTTTGCCTAGGAACTAAATGAATAGATTCACTTTAAAGGGCAAACCTAGGAATTATCTTTAACACATTCTTCTTCAACGTGGGATTTGATACAATCTGATAGTATGAGAGAAAAACAGTAACCATTGCTCACTATTCTACTACAATTTCTTTGAATTTGACAGATTTGTTAGATAGTTCACCACAAGATATGTGCATCAAAGCTTTAATTCCAAGTTGGAGTTGATCTCAAACCACCGTCCTCCATtccctacttctacaagagacgAGTTTTAGGAAATTaaataactattttttttttttgaagaatagataatttcattacttatccatggctAGAAGACacgtacatcagatgctgtctcataccaaaatcataaatggcaCAAGCTGCCAAATACAAAGATAGGTGaccttcactgttaacacatatgctcacttattgagcctaacaacaaagaaacaaaatccTCACTATTGACCTCTCTTTGAACAgtaacctagtcgcctagagacctcaattggtgtataactagagaaactaagatgAAAGTAGTAGAAGACCATACTTCTAGTATTAGGCAAGGAGACcaagaaagtttaaaactttCTTTTGCCCTTGTCTCTAGGGCTAGAAACAGTACCAATAGCTGCAAGATCTTCATGAAGAGGTTTGACAGTGTCAACTCTTCAAAGCAAACCAGGGCTCAATCAAAACACCAACCCCCACCTCGAAGTACCTTGTTGGTTTCACACACTGATTCAAAGGAGAACAAGAATAAATCTCTAGCCCGTTCTTGAACCCTAAATTCTGCCTTTGGATCAACCGGCTTGCGGGTCAGAGGTTTTCCAATCAGAAAAGGTGGGGAGAACCTGCGAATGAGGCCACCACCAATCTTTCCTAGGTCAGGAGCGTTGCCTCCTTCCTGAGGGCAAGGGGAAGCAGTGAAGCTTGCTATGACAGCATCAATGGAAACCATTGGATGGAGAGAAGTTGAGAAGAGAGCAATAGCAGGAAACTAGGGAAGGAAGCTAGGGCGCCGTTGAAGATAGGTAGAGAGGAAAACTCCCCTAGGGTTTTTTCTAATAGgaatttaaaataataaataactaTTTGATTTAGGAATGAGGGTATTAATTAACCCTTGTTTTCGAAGCCCTTAACTCAACCATATATGCAGATATGCTATGAAGTATTTTCGAAACAAACATTTAGGACGGCCTTCCTGAGGTAGATGGAAGCAAATATCAAGGAACATATATACAAAGAAACCATCAATACAGCTAGGGTTTAATTTATTCTGCAACATCGCATTTGATTGTAAAGAGATCGACCAAAAATGTTGCTATATAAATATGCTCTCTATATGCATGTATAATTCCTTTTAGCTTGTGAGCAGTTGTATTAATGGTAAGTTTGTACAGATTGTAACCTCTTTATAGAAgaaattagctataatggggaAATGTACTGTTTACGtagttttatgtttttttattcTCTGTAAGACTATAATTCCACGGGATTGTTTCATTTTCTGGGCAAAAAGGCTCGTATTTGTTAAATGTATGTACGTCGCACTCTCATTGCTTGAAACGATATTCAAATGGACCCGAGGATTAGCTCTTTCAGCTGATCTGTGTCCCTGGGAATATGATGTGTTTTTGAGTTTCACAGGAGAAACCCGCAAGGGTTTCACAGACCACCTGTACCGTGCATTGAAGAGGCGAGGAGTCAATGTTTTCAGGGACCAACAACTTGAAAGAGGCACAACTCTTTCTTCAGAGCTCTTGACTGTGATCGAGGAGTCGAGGTTTGCAGTCATCGTCCTCTCGCAACATTACGCTTCCTCCACTTGGTGTTTAGATGAACTTTCAAAAGTTTTTGAATGCATGGAAGTCAGGGGCACAATACTGCCCATTTTTTATAAGGTGAAGCCCTCCAATGTACGAAGACTAAGGGGAAATTTTGCAAGAGCCTTCTACAAGCATGAATACACTAACATAGCAAAAGTGCAAAGATGGAGAAGTGCTTTTACAAGAGTG encodes the following:
- the LOC133725370 gene encoding disease resistance protein RPV1-like; protein product: MGKCTVYVVLCFFILCKTIIPRDCFIFWAKRLVFVKCMYVALSLLETIFKWTRGLALSADLCPWEYDVFLSFTGETRKGFTDHLYRALKRRGVNVFRDQQLERGTTLSSELLTVIEESRFAVIVLSQHYASSTWCLDELSKVFECMEVRGTILPIFYKVKPSNVRRLRGNFARAFYKHEYTNIAKVQRWRSAFTRVGGIAGWISDDWYESELIEKIVDCVCDAL